The DNA region atatataacaaataagtactacttaaaaaaaagaaaagaaaaaagaaagcccTCATTTTGAGCGCTTCCAAAAGTTATGACTCCATAGCACTAAGAGTCATAGTGGACACACCCTTTAAACTTGTCAGCTTTGGAcgcaattttatttattagtcAACGACTACTTATGAGTCAACGACTCAGCAAGTAAAAGCTTCGAACAGTCTGTGTAacgtaaacttttttttttttttttttttgataaatacaaATTTGGCCCATGGGTTTGTGATAATTTCAGCAAATCATTCCCCTCAgaagcttaaaaataatttaaaagtccctagggtaggccaaaataacattttactccctgaacttATTTTCCGTTAAGTCATTACATTGCCACATTacacctaataaaaataaaacacgtgttcttttttatttatgcttttaaaaaataacaaataagatTTTTCACGTCATTTAAAGCTTCAACACACACTctacgtcaaattaaataaacctaattcCTCTATATCCCATGTgccgccgtcgtcttcatcttccccaatgaTTCTTGCCGTCgtattcatcttcttcttcatgtcgttgtcttcatcttctcaaaaaaaaaaagacacagcGAGAGAGAGGAATAGATTGTTTCCGATGCTAggaaacaatttttgaagatacttcaatgcccaaaaacaaattagaattTTCATAGAAAGACTACCCAAAAATGCACTATCCAAAACGCAGATGCCCGAAAATCTCAGAGTAACTTACAGATCGAAGATCACACCCAtcggaagatgaagacgacgacAAGAATCATTGGGGAAGATAAAGACGACAGTGGCACATGGGATATAGAagaattatgtttatttaatttgacatggagtgtgtgttggagccttaaaatgacgtgaaaaaacttatttgtcattttttaaaagcataaataaaaaggaacacATGTCTTagttttattgggtgtgatgtagcaatgtaacggtttctgttaagtcatttaacggaaaatgagttcagggagtaaaatgttattttggcctaccctaggaacctataaattattttttttaaatcatatggagtaatttgtaaattaggccaaccacatggaccaattttgcatttagtATTTTCAACAAACATAGAgagacaagttttttttttttaaaaaaaaaaaaacttgtctcTCTATGTTTGTTGAAAATACTAAATGCAATTCTGTTTTTCTTCAAAGATAAggtaatgtttatatataggCAAATACCTTTGTAAATTTAAAACGAGAGACTTTTTAGTCATTTCCTTAAGATATATACCAAATCACATTCGCGCGTGTACTCATTTATTCATATCATAGCTCCTTTAATTTGCTCTTAACTCTTCTCCTGTTATCTTTTTATACATTTTATTCTTATATATGgacataaattaaaattttcttcaacctattttaataaatgtcaagtgtcacatatatatatatatatatatattttgttgaaaaaaatcTTGAATTCTCATTAAAACAAATCAGAGGAGACAGATCCAATGCGGTCTGCCTCAAGAATTCCGCCAATACAATCAGGGGGAACATATCCCCATTCACTATCAAGATTTTCGGTCATCGCCAGACTAGCTAAAGCATGAGCAGCCCAATTGATCTTACATGGGATATAAACAAGCTTCCAGGCCTGCAGTCCCACTAAACAAAGCTTGATGTCAGCCACTAAGTGACCTTTACTACTGTCATCTACTTCCGTGGAATTCACCGCGTCCACCAGCACCTTGGCATCACTTTCCATTTTCAGGTTGTGGAACCCCCAAGCTTTGCACAGTTTAATGGCCATTAACGCAGCCAAAGCCTTTGCTGAGGTGGGATCCAAAAGACCCGAGTGGGACAAGCTTTTTGCGGCCACCAAGTTCCCCTGAGAGTCGCGAATGAGTGCCCCCAGTCCTAGTCTTCCGTGCCTCCTGTCAATTCCTGCATCCCAATTCACTTTATACCATCCAGAGGGGGGAGGCTGCCATTTGAGCATACCACTACAAACAGGAGTGGAGCTCTCCTGAGACGTCATGAGCAGATTGTTGAAGTCTTCAGAGAGCTGAAGTGCTTGCTTTAGAACATAGCTTGGGTGGATAAAAGACCCTCCATGCACAAACTCATTCCGCCTATGCCATATTCTACGAGCTACTCCCACAAATTGCTGGAATTCCACTCCACTACATTTCCGAAGCATGCCATCAACGACCTGGAGAAAATCTGGCCCAGCATAAACATTCTTCTGAAATTTTGCATTCCCTACACTCCAAACATCCCTCGCTGAAGGACAGTTCCACATAATATGGAATGTAGTCTCAGGCTCTATTCCGCATATGGGGCACATCGGTGAGGAAATGATCTTACGTCGACATAGATTGTCCCGGGTTGGGAGAATCTCATGACATGCCCGCCACAAGAAATTCTTCGTAGCGCTTGGGACGTTAAGCTTCCACAAAGAACGCCATAATTCTCTTGTTCTTCCCTGAGAGGACCCTTCTGACCCTAGAATTCATATCACGCTCTTTTTGAAGATGATAGGCGCTCCTCACCGAAAACACTCCTGTAGCCGTTCTACGCCAGATCAGTTTATCCTCCTGATTTGTGTGGCTTATAGGAGTTGAAAGGATTGTGGCAATTTCCTCTCGTGAAAAGAGCTGCTCCAGGAGAGATTGTTTCCACCATCGCATCTCCCCATCTATTAGACTGCTAACAGTAGCTGAATGATCAAGCACCCTTGGGGTTGATTGCACCTTGAAAGTGGATGGAGTGGGGATCCATCTATCTTCCCAAATACGCACTCATTGCCCATTCCCAATCCTCCAAATCAGCCCCTCCCGTACTAAATCGCATGAACTTTGGATACTCCGCCATGCAAAAGACGGATTGCGCCCAAGGGGAGCATCTAGAATCGAACACCCAGAATGATATTTAGCTGCTATAATTCGTGAGAGTAAACTATCAGGCGTCTTCCACATTCTCCAGATTTGCTTGGCCAAAAGAGCCTTGTTAGTCTCGAAAACCCAGCCCTCCAGAAGCCTTTGATAACCCCATTTTGTTCCAGCTCATCCATTGGATCCATTTCTCCTTCTCTTTATGTCCCCAAAAAAACCTCATCATCAATGAATTGATCTCCGAGCATAAAGATTTTGGGAGCTTAAAAATGCTCATACAATATGTTGGGAGAGCTTGGATCACCGCCTTCAACAAAATCTCCTTTCCTGCTTGAGAGAGAAATTTAAGCTTCCAGTCTTGAAGCCGTTTCCATACTCTCTCTCTAAGGCTCTTGAAAGCTATCATTCGAGAATGACCTACTAAGGCTGGTAAACCCAAGTATGTATCATAGCGCTGTGTAGTGGGTATTCCTGCAACACCCTGAATCAGCTCCTTAACCTCAACAGAGGTATTGCGGCTAAAAAAGATCCCAGTTTTGTTTGTGTTCATTTTTTGTCCCGATGCCAACTCATATTGATGCAAAATGAGATATAGTTGATTCCATTGGGGGAGAGAGGTCCTGCAAAAAAGAAGgctgtcatctgcaaaaaaaaGATGACTGATCTTCGGGCCCCGTTTTGATGTTGGAACTCTCGTTAAAAGCCCCTCCCTACGGGCTTGGTATAACATACAACTCAGAGCCTTTGCACATATGATAAAAAGGGAAGGTGAAATGGGATCTCCTTGGCAAAGACCCCTAGAAGGGGTAATCAACCCGTAAGGCGATCCATTTACAATTATTGAATACCTAACCGATTTGACACACATCATAATTAGAGAAATCCACCGTTCATTGAACCCCATCCTCCTCATAACAGCCTCCAAGAACCTCCATTCTACCCGATCATAAGGCAAGTGTCATATctcatatattttctttaatattttaagagttatttaatatcattttactaacttaaaaatctaaacattaattttttaaaaattcaaaaatattaaatgacaGTGAAAACACTGGCTTGTCACTTGGCTTGAATGGTTAgctaacttttatatatatataaatgcccAGCATTAATTAATCTGAGCGGTGGAAGGACGAAATGGATGAACAGTACTCAGTACCTGCTGAGACGGACGAAATCTGCCACTGACTAacctcaaaactcaaaacccatAAAAGGTGAAAATGccctttttttcatttaagtCCCACATGGGAAGGAAATGGTGGATGCTCTATAAAAATGGATGCCAACGCATGCTttaaaacaaagagagagaactAGCTCGTTTATTAAACGCCATGCTCTCCGTGAAAACATTGAAAAGCAACTTTTTCTGatgttttaattaataatatttatttagtaaaaaaCACTACAAAACTCCAATTGAGATCGATTGGAGACTTGGCTCGTTAATCTAGCCGAGTTTGAACTAAGCTTGAACTTGATTAGGCTTTTATCAAGCCGAATTCGAACTTAATTTCATAACTCAACTCGAGTTTGAGCGAAGTTCAAGCTTCCAAGTTTTGCATTCAACCCGAGTTCGACAACTCTAAATTTGACTCGGCTAGAATACAATCCTATTTTGAAAAGTTCTGAAGTAAAACTTTGGTGGGAAGCTTTACTTACCTAAACATGTTAAACACTTTGAATGTAAAATGCATAATAGTGCTCTTAGTAAGATATTTTACTAACTTTTTGTTAAATTTCCTTAAGTGCTTTTGATTTGTACCTCATGTAATTCATTTATATTACATTACGATTGCTCATTATAATCTATTCCCAATTAGAAATCCGAAACTCTTCGCGAAATATTAactgttaaattatcagttatcacaaaaacttaagttgataggaagcaCTCTCCTTCACGTATAAGcttaaactcatttttaataggtgatgctcaacatgtgaaatattgaTAGGGATAAGATAAGGTTGAGTTGGAATTACATTAGGATTAGAATGTTaggattagattagattagattagattaaggccccgtttggtttgcggaatagacccttggattAGACTAGCTAACattaggtatagctagtcctttgtttggtaacactctattcctgggaatagtttattcccatgggactactaatcccaTACACACAGTGTTAGCtaagctattaaaaaatgagtggcttaactaatcattttctgtggaattaaattaattgtgtaaattgccacaaaaaaccccacttgtgggatgaaatttcgttctctctctgattcttctatatttctctctatatatatatatatatatatatccgtttCTCTTTTCTACGTCTCTTTAtatcgttctctctctctttctattttctctatGATTCTTCTGGTACAATTTTTCTGCAAAtgcaaacgatttttttttttctctatgccgtctcccttctctgtactgtttctcttttcttttcttcttcttcttcttcttttttttttttttttttttttttttttttttttttttttttttttttttttttttttttttttttaattctgattttttttttcttttgattctctgtaccgtttctctctgattttattctctctgtttctttgtttttttatttatgtacctttttttttattattattatgtttctctgaatctcttttttctcagttttttttttctttgacggaAAAACACAATctgcaaggtttttataaaatacaaatatataatctgtttttttttttttattattatttttttatttcttttaattctctgtacattctccaactatatttttttgatttcaagattgattttccaactatattttttttttatataaataattttgtagcataattgcaaaaaaaaaaaaaaaaaggccacatacctgacataattaaaaacaaaaaaaaagaaaagaaattatcgtaaagttgtttatgttttttttttttttaaatgaatgaaagtccttaataatataaattatatttgtattataagggtattttaggaaattttatcacaatatgattccattcaccaaccTATTGCATTGTATACCAAACGAATGAATATGATTAactagtctattccagcgttataaccaaacaaaggaatatgaatagctaaCCTATtacacactcttctattcccagtagtagctaatcatttttcaatggactagacattccgcgaaccaaatAATGCCTAATAGttgagttaaaataggatttcaattatttaggaTTAGctatatttgaatatttgatatgTTATCTTTTAGTTGTTATCATGTTATCAATTGTAGTCTATTTATAGACCATTTTATTAATGAAGAAAGTAAAGAATGATTTAGACGTATGTCTTTGTGGTTTGTATCCAGCCCTAATTGGATTCACATGTGGTTTGTCTCCAGCCCTAATTGGAGTTCactatcaatatcaatttcccTTTTCCATCTCTATCAATCATCCATAATCCATCATTCACGTACGATtctatcaattggtatcagagcagttgAATTCCCCATTCAAAATCACCCAAAACCACCACCAGCCTTCCACCTCAAAGCCAACAATGTCTGTCAAAGTCCCCTTGAGTGCATATCAACTATAAGCAATTCGGGAAGCACTTATTGAGCGGATGATCGAGCAAGTGAGTGAGTGTTTCAAGCAATTCCGACTTGACAACATTTCAGCACCTGCCGTCCCACTCGCCCAACCCAAGACCTACAAACAGCCCCAACCACCAAAAATTAGCAGCAAGCTGCACAACCCGTGCCACACCAACAATTATCGGAGCCCGCGTCCCACGACGCCATCACCACAAGCGCCGTTGTTCCTTTCAGCCACCACCGATAGCCGCATGCCTTATCACCGCTCATCCCGACTGCAAATCCAACAAGCACCAGACCCATAAGCTCCGACAACGCCAACCCACAGGCCACAACCCCACGTCGCCACAATTTAGTTCCTCGGATATGATTGTTGCCTACGCAAACGCAAAACCCATCTTCACCCTAAACGAATAAGCATCTCGAAAAAGAACGGCCTATTCACGAACTTTATTCAGaacaataaaagaagaagaagaagaagaagaagacgttTTGAATTCTTTGTTTGGtctaggaaaaagaaaaagaaaaagaattgtgGTAGagaaaaagtcaaagaaatttatccaaaaaataaaataaaattggaaggataattttctttttaatttttttataattcttttaattaagtgaTATTAGTcggaccttgaggacaaggtcctTTTAAGGGGGTAGGAATGATACGGATAAGATAAGGTTGAGTTGGAATTACATTCCAACTCATTAGGATTAGAATGTTAGGATTAGATTATACTAGATTAATAGttgagttaaaataggatttcaattatttaggattagctttatttgaatatttgatatgTTATCTTTTAGTTGTTATCATGTTATCAATTGTAGTCTATTTATAGACCATTTTATTAATGAAGAAAGTAGAGAATGATTTAGACGTATGTCTTTGTGGTTTGTATTCAACCCTAATTAAATTCACTTGTGGTTTGTCTCCTGCCCTAATTGGAGTTCactatcaatatcaatttcccTTTTCCATCTCTATCAATCATCCATAATCCATCATTCACTAAACGCTTAGGTATATCAATAACAAGGTAACCGCCCTAAGTCCACGtctcattatatttttcttaaattttatatttaataaatccTTTATTAAATGAGAAGATAAACAACAAGCATCAAttgggtatttgattttttatttattttttgttatttggaaGCATTCTGTGGTTCCTGTGTACCGTTGGCTTAAAAGAGCTCCGATGCCGAAATATTGGGTGAATAACGCAGGTGAGGGGGCAAGCAGAAAAGCTGGCGAACAAGGAGAGCTCAAGGGGAGCATTAATGGCGGTGTTGGTGGGTCTTGTAACGCAGAATTGATTGCGCTCACTCATCATGCCCTTTTTCTCGCTTTTGACAGATCACACGAAGTTATTCACCGAAAGGCAAGACAGATGATACAAGCCTTTTTGTCCAATGGTTAGGTGGACAAAATCACAAAACCAAAACTCTCCTTTTTctactaatttttatttttatttatctatttccAAAattaacccttttctttttacacCACAAAACAACAACCAAATTgtaatcacttttttattttattttaataattacaaaTATTAAACAAGTGTCAAGAACTATGGCTATGATTgtagaatttctttttctttataaaataataacattaacaaacaatttaaatataaaacacttttttaaaataaaaacaaaaaatactaccaaaaacacattaatatataaacaaagCATCATGTCACattctttaaaactaaaaaagatatTTTCTAAAATCAGCAGGCAACAAGTTTAAGTGAGaagtttttcttatatataaatattgaataaataatatttattttaatcttaatattgtatttttatttaaaatcattattttctttttattaatacattttgaagacttttcttatttttctcgtCATTCAATCTAAATTGAGGTCGGAGCACATTGgagacaagtttttttttttttttttttttgaataaatgactgatcttattcaaaaaaaatttggagtgAAAACAAAACATCTAGAGCCACAAACCGACTCTAAATACCAATGAACTCTAAACAACAGGAGCAGGAGCAGAACTCTCTAAGGTAACTACATCGTAAATAAAATCCAGGACTTCTTTCATCCAAACTCTATGTTCACCATTGATTCCAACTGCCCTTGCTAATCCATGAGCTGCCCCATTTACTTCGCGTCTTACATGCTCCACCCTCTAGCTCCTAAAACCCGGCAGAATAGTATGTATGTCTTCAATGATCTGACCAAAAATACTccagtttgctcctccttttaCCGCTTGAATGACTGCTTTTGAATCTCCTTCCAGCACAATGTTTTGAAAGCCCAATTCACTGCAGAACTCCACTGCTCTAAGGGCTCCCATTGCCTCTGTTACTATAGGCTCAGGGCTTCCTTCTTGAAGTGAGCATGATGCTGCACACATTGGAGACaagttttaattatattaaggtgacaattttaattaattaaaattgtcaCCTTAAAGAAAGTTATAACATATGCAATTAAGTTGAACATAATTTCATGAATGCAACTTCAACGACAAggaaaatgatcatctccatttcaaatttccTCAATTTCTTTCGGTTGGTGCAGTTAGAAGGGCAaaattgtccttttttttattttttttattttagttgaaTATAAATCTTCTTTAAGATTAAGGTATTGCAAAATTTAATGCGCTCATTCCTGTCATTTTGATAAGGAAAATGCTAAAGGTTCAACTTTTTTGTCTAACataagtccaacttttgccttatttttttattttttttatttaaataaaataaaaaatggaaaaaaatgtttgaagcaaccctatctatttttggtctttgttttatttggtatttttttttaataaaaaagaaaaatagtattttgacattattatgaagaatgacattattttgaaaaatggtattatgaagaaaaatacaaattttcatttaaaaaaaaaaatacaaaataaaagaaagacaaaaaatagatagggttgcttcagacattttctccatttttgatttcactttaaaaaaaaaaaaattaaaaaataaggcaaaaattaGAGTTGAGAAAAAAGTTggatttattttgataattccTAGTTTTTCGGTGGagatttatttttgtataattCCACTTCATCTTAATTGTGCACGTGGCAAATGGGGCCCATGCATGAACTCGTTGAGCCCAGATGTGGATTGAAAGGTAGGGCAATTGCCCAATTTATATGTTATTTATGACACAACCGGGGTTCATGTGGTGGACCATGCATGCTGGTCGGACAACCATATGTTTGTTTTATGGTTACTATATCGGGTGGTTGtatttaaccatatatatatatat from Corylus avellana chromosome ca10, CavTom2PMs-1.0 includes:
- the LOC132163053 gene encoding uncharacterized protein LOC132163053; protein product: MCPICGIEPETTFHIMWNCPSARDVWSVGNAKFQKNVYAGPDFLQVVDGMLRKCSGVEFQQFVGVARRIWHRRNEFVHGGSFIHPSYVLKQALQLSEDFNNLLMTSQESSTPVCSGMLKWQPPPSGWYKVNWDAGIDRRHGRLGLGALIRDSQGNLVAAKSLSHSGLLDPTSAKALAALMAIKLCKAWGFHNLKMESDAKVLVDAVNSTEVDDSSKGHLVADIKLCLVGLQAWKLVYIPCKINWAAHALASLAMTENLDSEWGYVPPDCIGGILEADRIGSVSSDLF